GCTGAGGATAAAGACGACGAGCATTTTATCGTACATCGCGGGCGAACTTGTTTTGTTATCATGAATCTTTACCCGTATAACCCCGGCCACTTAATGATAATCCCATTCAGGCACACGAATCTTTACGAGTCATTGACTGATGAAGAAATCTTTGAGATGCATAATCTAACAAAGAAGGCCGTGCAAGTCCTCAAAAAAGTAATGAATCCCGACGGCTTTAATATCGGAATGAATCTCGGCAAAGTCGCAGGTGCAGGAGTTGACGGTCATTTACACAGGCATATCGTCCCGCGCTGGAACGGTGATAATAATTTCATGCCCGTTATATCAGATACTCGCGTATTATCTGATTCGATCGCTAATTCATGGCGCAAAATAAAAGATGTCTGGCATAATAAGAAGCTATAACGAACCGGCCGGCCCTGTTACTTATGAAGAAAAAATTAAACGCTCTGTCTTTATAGCAGATCTTGCACCCGTTCACAATGAAGACGAGTCTAAAATTTTTTTATCGCAAATAATCTCGAAATATAGAGACGCGACTCATAACTGCAGGGCTTATATTTTCTCAAACGGGAGCGAATACTCATCAGATGACGGCGAACCTTCAGGAACAGCGGGCAAACCTATTTTAAACGCTATAAAACATTCGGGACTCGTGAATGTCATGATAATAGTTACTCGCTATTTCGGGGGAGTCAAGCTCGGCACGAGGGGATTAATTGACGCTTATGGAATGACGGCAGCAAAAGCTCTTGAGATTGCCGAGATAAAAGAATGCATAATCACTCAAAAAATTTTTATCGTGCTTGAATA
This is a stretch of genomic DNA from Synergistaceae bacterium. It encodes these proteins:
- a CDS encoding YigZ family protein, translated to MSGIIRSYNEPAGPVTYEEKIKRSVFIADLAPVHNEDESKIFLSQIISKYRDATHNCRAYIFSNGSEYSSDDGEPSGTAGKPILNAIKHSGLVNVMIIVTRYFGGVKLGTRGLIDAYGMTAAKALEIAEIKECIITQKIFIVLEYSQMGLITRLLENNNALNLHWEYNASVSVNADIPVNFCESLTRELDELLARKIIISFDKNLSAL
- a CDS encoding HIT domain-containing protein, with protein sequence MKQLYATWRMSYIEAPKHEGCIFCDFPAEDKDDEHFIVHRGRTCFVIMNLYPYNPGHLMIIPFRHTNLYESLTDEEIFEMHNLTKKAVQVLKKVMNPDGFNIGMNLGKVAGAGVDGHLHRHIVPRWNGDNNFMPVISDTRVLSDSIANSWRKIKDVWHNKKL